TTCACAACCTTTACAAAGCCCTTCGAAAAATCTTTTCGAGAAAGAAGATTGTCGCCGCCGTTCAAGAAAACTAAATTGCGAGTATTTTCACCAATCTTTTGAAGAAGGCCGGCCGTGAAATCGATCTCGCCAAAGCGGTCAAGTTGGTCGCGCATCACATTGAGCAGGAGTGAATATCGCGGGTGGATTTGCTCCACAAAGTGAACTGCGTGCGCCTCGTCCAGTTCAAGAACGGCGATGTCCGCAGGCAAAATCCCGCGCAAGTTAACACTTTCTAATGCGGCGGCGGCCACACCGCGGACAAAATTGGAACCAGTCTTATTGGTAAAAACTCGCAAATTCTGGCTTTCGAGAAGTTCAACTACCATCTTGGTGGTGGTAGTTTTTCCATTAGTTCCAGAAATCACAACCACGCCGTATGGCAGACTTTCAAGAGTCCGAGCAAGAAATTTAGGGTTGAATCTCTCCATAAAAAGCCCCGGCAGGGCAGATCCACCTCCACGAAGTCGGGCGATTTTTTGAATGATTTTTCCTAAAAATATTGATAATTTCATAATTTTATTTCCTTATTTCTTTTGCTTAGTGATATTGGCGGATTTTCCATAAAAAATTTCTACTATTTTATGATCTTCGCCGTTTTTCAATTTACCAATTGCTAGTTCTCGCCAATCCTGGCGTAAATTTTCTTCACCAATTTTTGAAAAGTCAGAATTGGAGACCCCAACGATTGGGATTTTCAATGCGTCAGCCAAGGTGTTAGCAACAGTAACACCAATCCTTAG
This sequence is a window from bacterium. Protein-coding genes within it:
- the tsaB gene encoding tRNA (adenosine(37)-N6)-threonylcarbamoyltransferase complex dimerization subunit type 1 TsaB — encoded protein: MIFLIETSTEFLRMWIFDGETEKHSAEIALGRQMSEQILAEISNFLTQNNLTWRDLTAIGTFAGPGSFTGLRIGVTVANTLADALKIPIVGVSNSDFSKIGEENLRQDWRELAIGKLKNGEDHKIVEIFYGKSANITKQKK